One window from the genome of Nicotiana sylvestris chromosome 9, ASM39365v2, whole genome shotgun sequence encodes:
- the LOC104240015 gene encoding probable E3 ubiquitin-protein ligase ARI7 codes for MESDDDMYGGSDVDSATGDDLYGNDVITGNESDVDSVGGDDDFIGNDSDHLCTGKNFVVLSDDDIRHLMDDDISKVSSVLSVSKTEASILLRRYNWSVNKVHEEWFADESKVREAIGLKIAEKIVQFPDDKLLACGICFEDYSSDGILASACGHPFCVECWRGYISNSISDGSGCLNLRCPEPSCKVAVSQDMIDSLTCDDDRKKYYGFLFRSYVEENRKIKWCPAPGCDFAIEFDIGSDNCDVMCDCSHSFCWNCTEEAHRPVDCETVGKWKEKNLAESENTNWILAYTKPCPKCKRPIEKNEGCMRMTCRDPCKYQFCWLCLNSWSTHGYNPCNKYKPGNEDEKKKEMAKQSIVKYTHYYERWATNEKSRQKAVTDLRRMGEVNVKELSELQSIPETQLKFIIEAWNQIVECRRVLKWTYAYGFYLPDEEHTKRQFFEFSQGQAEAGLERLHHCAESELENYLNVEESNSKTFDDFRIKLTGLTSVTKNYFDNLVRALENGLEDVHSQGAHGDMPTSSINAAESSKRTSLKNGRDRMPLKARAEFMRLVRTRNAGLPGINNTASSKHALVAPGGNINGSKNLVISGDNTLRTSNNPLVAGGTNFMGSKDALVAARSYPMSPQFLQLAGLSSTTDSSNLQLDGGSKVMNIGGGSVTNLANAHVAGRNNLTVPKNPLEAGGSNFVGSKDAPVAGRSYAMGSKFLQEAGVTSTTGSSNLQLAGGGKVMNIGGGSVTNLTNAHVARSNNLTVSKRPLEAGNSNFMGSKDALAAARSYVMGSQHLQQAGVTSTTGSSNLQLAGGSKVMNIGRGTVPNLANAHVAGTNNLTVTRNVAWGSKVMNFGGGGTNLANAHVAGSNNLTVSKTPNAAWGSKVMNTGGSGTNLTNAHVAGSNNLTVSKTPHVAGGSNVMNIGGRGANLANSHVAGTNNLSVSKTPHMAGSSSRIGGGKKRRTSNAGTALIINLDDDDLGETTSTAGASLTQNLIDDLEGWACNSCTFLNASSATACLMCSEDTSGSWECEICTFVNKKHASACQMCEHRR; via the coding sequence TAATGATTCCGATCATCTTTGTACTGGCAAAAACTTCGTCGTTTTATCCGACGATGATATTCGTCATCTCATGGACGATGACATCTCTAAAGTTTCATCAGTTCTCTCAGTTTCCAAAACTGAAGCATCTATTTTACTCCGTCGGTATAACTGGAGCGTGAATAAAGTTCACGAGGAATGGTTTGCCGATGAATCGAAAGTTCGAGAAGCTATTGGTTTAAAAATAGCGGAAAAAATTGTTCAATTTCCGGATGATAAGTTATTAGCTTGTGGAATATGCTTTGAGGATTATTCATCTGATGGAATTTTGGCATCTGCGTGTGGTCATCCTTTTTGTGTTGAATGTTGGAGAGGGTATATTAGTAATTCCATATCTGATGGTTCTGGATGTTTAAATTTGCGATGTCCGGAACCATCTTGTAAAGTTGCTGTCTCACAGGATATGATTGATTCATTGACGTGTGATGATGATAGAAAGAAGTACTATGGATTTCTTTTTCGTTCTTACGTTGAGGAAAACAGGAAGATTAAGTGGTGTCCTGCTCCGGGATGTGATTTCGCCATTGAATTTGATATAGGGAGTGATAATTGTGATGTTATGTGTGACTGTTCACATAGTTTTTGTTGGAATTGTACAGAGGAAGCTCATCGACCCGTTGATTGTGAAACTGTGGGGAAGTGGAAGGAGAAGAACTTAGCAGAGTCCGAAAATACGAATTGGATTTTGGCTTACACAAAGCCCTGTCCTAAATGCAAGAGACCGATTGAGAAGAACGAAGGGTGTATGCGAATGACATGTAGAGACCCTTGCAAGTATCAATTTTGTTGGCTGTGCCTTAATTCTTGGTCAACTCATGGCTATAATCCGTGTAACAAGTACAAGCCGGGGAATGAagatgagaaaaagaaagaaatggcCAAGCAATCTATTGTGAAGTACACACATTATTACGAGAGATGGGCTACTAATGAGAAGTCAAGGCAAAAAGCTGTAACGGATTTGAGGAGAATGGGAGAAGTTAATGTTAAGGAGCTGAGTGAATTGCAAAGCATACCAGAGACGCAATTGAAGTTCATTATAGAAGCTTGGAATCAGATCGTTGAATGCAGGAGAGTGTTGAAGTGGACTTATGCTTATGGATTTTACTTGCCTGATGAGGAGCACACGAAAAGGCAGTTTTTCGAGTTCTCGCAAGGTCAGGCAGAAGCTGGTTTGGAGAGGCTTCACCATTGTGCAGAGAGTGAACTGGAGAATTATCTGAATGTTGAAGAAAGTAATTCCAAAACATTTGATGATTTCCGTATAAAGCTTACTGGTCTGACTAGTGTGACTAAGAATTACTTTGACAATTTAGTTAGAGCACTTGAGAATGGGCTTGAAGATGTGCATTCGCAAGGGGCTCATGGCGACATGCCAACCAGCTCCATAAATGCAGCTGAAAGCAGCAAAAGGACGAGCTTGAAAAATGGTAGGGACAGGATGCCCTTGAAGGCAAGAGCTGAATTCATGAGGCTCGTGAGAACTAGAAATGCAGGACTACCTGGCATTAACAACACTGCAAGCTCAAAACATGCCTTAGTTGCTCCAGGAGGAAATATAAATGGCTCCAAGAATCTTGTTATAAGTGGAGACAACACTTTGAGAACATCAAACAATCCACTTGTAGCTGGGGGCACCAACTTTATGGGATCAAAAGATGCACTTGTAGCGGCAAGGAGCTACCCTATGAGCCCACAATTTTTGCAACTAGCTGGGTTGAGCAGCACTACTGACTCGAGTAATTTGCAGCTAGATGGGGGCAGCAAGGTGATGAACATTGGGGGAGGCAGTGTGACAAACTTGGCAAATGCACATGTGGCTGGGAGAAACAACCTCACTGTACCAAAAAATCCACTTGAAGCTGGGGGCAGCAACTTTGTGGGATCGAAAGATGCACCTGTAGCAGGTAGGAGCTATGCTATGGGCTCAAAGTTTTTACAAGAAGCTGGGGTGACCAGCACTACTGGCTCAAGTAATTTACAGCTAGCTGGAGGCGGCAAGGTAATGAACATCGGGGGAGGCAGTGTGACAAACTTGACAAACGCACATGTGGCTAGAAGCAACAACCTCACTGTATCAAAAAGACCACTTGAAGCCGGGAACAGCAACTTTATGGGATCCAAAGATGCACTTGCAGCAGCGAGGAGCTACGTTATGGGCTCACAACATTTACAGCAAGCTGGGGTGACCAGCACTACTGGCTCGAGTAATTTACAGCTAGCTGGTGGCAGTAAGGTAATGAACATTGGGAGAGGCACTGTGCCAAACTTGGCAAATGCACATGTGGCTGGAACCAACAACCTCACTGTCACTAGAAATGTGGCTTGGGGCAGCAAGGTGATGAACTTTGGGGGAGGCGGCACAAACTTGGCAAATGCACATGTAGCTGGAAGCAACAACCTCACTGTGTCTAAAACTCCAAATGCGGCTTGGGGCAGCAAGGTGATGAACACTGGGGGAAGTGGTACAAACCTGACAAATGCACATGTGGCTGGAAGCAACAACCTCACTGTGTCTAAAACTCCACATGTGGCCGGTGGAAGCAACGTGATGAACATTGGGGGACGCGGTGCAAACTTGGCAAATTCACATGTCGCTGGAACCAACAACCTCTCTGTGTCTAAAACTCCACATATGGCTGGGAGCAGCAGTAGGATAGGTGGCGGGAAAAAACGCAGGACATCAAATGCTGGGACAGCCTTAATCATAAATTTGGATGACGACGATTTAGGAGAGACAACTTCTACTGCAGGGGCATCATTAACACAAAACTTGATTGATGATTTGGAAGGTTGGGCATGCAATTCGTGCACATTTCTGAATGCTAGCTCTGCCACGGCATGCCTAATGTGCAGTGAAGATACTTCTGGCAGTTGGGAATGTGAAATATGTACATTTGTCAATAAGAAGCATGCTTCGGCATGCCAAATGTGTGAGCACCGTAGATAA
- the LOC138877325 gene encoding uncharacterized protein, whose amino-acid sequence MDNAFSNLKGLGDLSKTLVKTNIYKTWGLVYLLVKLSLILLVATATVERAFSSMKFIKIDLRSRIGDDFLNDCLVCFIEDEVFESVSNDAIIDRFQNMTTRRVQLK is encoded by the coding sequence ATGGACAATGCATTCTCTAACTTGAAAGGGCTGGGTGATCTGTCAAAGACATTggttaaaacaaatatttacaagACATGGGGACTTGTTTATTTGCTTGTGAAGCTGAGTTTGATATTACTTGTGGCTACTGCAACGGTTGAAAGGGCTTTTTCTTCAATGAAGTTTATTAAAATTGATTTGCGAAGCAGGATTGGTGATGACTTTTTGAATgattgtttagtttgttttatagaGGATGAAGTATTTGAAAGTGTATCTAATGATGCGATCATTGATCGTTTTCAAAACATGACAACTCGTCGAGTGCAATTGAAATGA
- the LOC104240016 gene encoding uncharacterized protein, which produces MQGNINGLKTLILKDNPSAHSIHCFAHQLQLTFVVVAKKHHDVNNFFDILANILNVVGGSYKRREMLIDDQAKKLDELLVLGEVHTGNGLNQELGLQRPGDTRWGSHFKTLRNFISLFSSIVHILGVLSNESSNYQEKALAKSLVEDIRSYKFVCILHLILKLLAITYDLNMALQKKDQDIVSTMKLVDFTKRQLQTMRESKWNSLIEDVSSFCDKNGIVIPKMDKKYALGKSKRKSSTVTYSHHLYVEVFCATIDLQLSELNSRFSEVNTSLLLGMASLSPDDSFANYDKNKIMKLATYYPNEFPASKLEDLSYELDNYIDYVR; this is translated from the coding sequence ATGCAAGGAAACATCAATGGTCTTAAAACTTTGATTTTGAAAGATAATCCTTCGGCACATAGCATACATTGCTTTGCTCATCAGTTGCAATTGACTTTTGTAGTTGTTGCAAAGAAACACCATGATGTAAATAATTTTTTTGACATTCTTGCTAATATTTTGAATGTTGTTGGAGGTTCTTATAAGCGTAGGGAGATGCTTATAGATGATCAAGCTAAAAAATTAGATGAGTTATTAGTGCTTGGTGAAGTTCATACAGGAAATGGATTAAACCAAGAACTTGGGCTTCAAAGACCAGGTGATACTCGTTGGGGATCTCACTTTAAGACATTGCGTAACTTTATTTCTTTATTCTCATCGATTGTTCATATACTTGGAGTTCTTTCAAATGAGAGTTCAAATTATCAGGAGAAAGCATTAGCCAAAAGTCTAGTGGAAGATATAAGATCTTATAAGTTCGTTTGTATATTACATTTGATATTAAAACTATTGGCAATTACATATGATTTGAATATGGCCCTACAAAAAAAAGATCAAGATATTGTTAGTACAATGAAACTTGTTGATTTTACAAAGAGGCAATTGCAAACAATGAGAGAATCTAAATGGAATTCTTTGATAGAAGATGTCTCTTCGTTTTGTGATAAGAATGGTATTGTGATCCCAAAAATGGATAAGAAGTATGCACTTGGAAAGTCGAAGCGTAAAAGCTCAACTGTTACATATTCCCATCATTTGTACGTAGAGGTTTTTTGTGCTACTATTGATTTGCAACTTTCGGAGCTTAATAGTCGTTTTAGTGAAGTGAATACTTCTCTGCTTCTTGGTATGGCTAGTTTGAGTCCCGATGATTCTTTTGCGAATTATGATAAAAACAAGATTATGAAACTTGCTACATATTATCCAAATGAGTTCCCTGCTTCTAAGCTTGAAGATCTTAGTTATGAGCTTGACAACTATATTGACTATGTACGATAA